One Clostridium estertheticum DNA segment encodes these proteins:
- a CDS encoding class D sortase has translation MKKSWIGILMMIIGAVIIISALSMRYQASRTQKVMIEDFKKNIQKADEQLGISENIKTVDKKASTTTKGTIGIISIPKINLTVALSEGVGMDILKYAVGHFTGTPMPGVKGNFCVAGHRSYTYNQYFNRLDELNIGDKIMVTTMAGEFEYVVYESKVVKPEEISVLDNTEDAEITLVTCTPIRVATHRLIIKGKIVSK, from the coding sequence GTGAAAAAGAGCTGGATTGGAATACTTATGATGATTATAGGAGCAGTTATTATTATTTCTGCACTATCTATGAGATATCAGGCGAGTAGAACACAAAAGGTTATGATTGAAGATTTTAAGAAAAATATTCAAAAGGCGGATGAGCAGTTAGGTATTAGTGAAAATATAAAGACTGTTGATAAAAAAGCTTCAACTACCACTAAAGGAACCATTGGAATTATCTCCATTCCTAAAATCAATCTAACTGTAGCACTTAGCGAAGGGGTTGGAATGGATATATTAAAATATGCAGTAGGTCATTTTACTGGAACCCCAATGCCGGGAGTTAAAGGCAATTTTTGTGTTGCAGGTCATAGAAGTTATACCTATAATCAATATTTTAATAGATTAGATGAATTAAATATAGGTGATAAAATAATGGTTACCACTATGGCTGGAGAGTTTGAATATGTGGTTTATGAAAGTAAGGTGGTAAAACCAGAAGAAATATCTGTTTTAGACAACACAGAAGACGCAGAAATAACATTAGTAACCTGTACTCCCATAAGAGTAGCTACTCACAGACTTATAATAAAAGGAAAAATTGTAAGCAAATAG
- the rluF gene encoding 23S rRNA pseudouridine(2604) synthase RluF: MKPIHNDKEKTIIQHSENSTSKTRLNKYISETGFCSRRVADKMIVEGKVKVNGKLPEMGTQVSAADYIEINGNHLKHNEELVYLAFNKPVGITCTTEHKIVGNIIDFINFPKRIFPIGRLDKPSQGLIFLTNDGDIVNKILRSGNNHEKEYIVTVDKPISPDFIKNMGNGIAILNTVTKKCIVKKESKYVFRIILTEGLNRQIRRMCECLGYEVVKLERLRIMNVSIDRLPIGKWRYLTPNELLGINDLISDSIKTENASK, translated from the coding sequence ATGAAACCCATACATAATGATAAAGAAAAAACCATTATTCAGCACAGTGAAAATAGCACTTCAAAAACTAGATTAAATAAATATATAAGTGAAACTGGTTTTTGCTCTAGGCGCGTGGCAGATAAAATGATCGTTGAAGGTAAGGTCAAAGTAAATGGTAAGCTCCCTGAAATGGGCACTCAGGTATCTGCAGCAGATTACATTGAAATAAATGGTAACCACTTAAAACATAACGAGGAATTAGTTTATTTAGCTTTCAACAAGCCTGTTGGAATAACCTGCACTACGGAGCATAAGATTGTGGGTAACATTATAGACTTTATAAACTTTCCAAAAAGAATTTTTCCCATAGGACGTCTTGATAAACCTTCTCAAGGTCTTATATTTCTAACAAATGATGGCGACATAGTAAATAAAATTCTGCGTTCAGGCAATAACCACGAAAAAGAATATATTGTTACTGTAGATAAACCTATATCCCCGGATTTTATAAAAAATATGGGAAATGGCATAGCTATACTTAATACGGTAACTAAAAAGTGTATTGTAAAAAAAGAAAGCAAATATGTCTTTAGAATAATTTTAACAGAAGGCCTTAACCGTCAAATACGAAGAATGTGCGAGTGTTTAGGTTATGAGGTGGTAAAACTTGAGAGGCTTAGAATTATGAATGTTTCTATAGATAGACTACCTATCGGTAAATGGAGATACTTAACACCAAATGAACTATTAGGAATTAATGATTTGATTTCCGATTCAATTAAAACTGAAAATGCCTCAAAGTAA
- a CDS encoding N-acetylglucosaminidase, translating to MLNKNSLNKVSLFLIVICGLFLFIPNTVIAAGNPTQWVQKNVKVEANKVWKIKFNQEINVDKLSTSVRVYNPSGLPVQIRTSYANNTITVVPVSAYIPGQTYSLQISQTITGLHSNQLKAPITMSFTIAVPDNPQLINTVNKNYVYKQYDTTLDQMVAIQSKCSSVNVVNNYYLTPSNIDIYQYLNPKNFEYHDYAVYQFLTLNYIEGITAEELNSVLKGKGILEGQGKTFLDACFKYDVNPAYAVAHAFLETGNGSSILANGVMVSEVGGQVLEESKSTYNMFGIGAFDIDPNKLGSERAYIEGWFTPELAIDGGVKWIATQYIKNVTYNQNTLYKMRWNPAIPANTYRHQYATDIAWAYKQSYRIKEILDKCTNANLKFEIPQYK from the coding sequence TTGCTAAATAAAAATTCTTTAAACAAGGTAAGTTTATTTCTAATAGTGATATGTGGTTTATTTCTATTTATACCAAACACTGTTATAGCGGCCGGAAATCCGACTCAGTGGGTACAGAAAAATGTAAAAGTGGAAGCTAATAAAGTATGGAAGATTAAGTTTAATCAAGAAATAAATGTGGACAAGCTTAGTACAAGTGTTAGGGTTTACAATCCTAGCGGACTTCCAGTACAGATAAGGACATCCTATGCCAATAATACTATAACAGTAGTACCAGTTTCAGCTTATATACCTGGACAAACTTATTCACTCCAAATTTCTCAAACTATAACGGGCTTACATAGTAATCAACTCAAGGCACCTATAACTATGAGTTTTACAATAGCGGTACCAGATAATCCGCAGTTAATAAATACTGTTAATAAGAACTATGTTTATAAGCAATATGATACGACATTAGATCAAATGGTAGCTATACAAAGTAAATGTAGCTCGGTTAATGTTGTAAATAATTATTATTTAACTCCTAGTAATATAGATATTTATCAATACTTGAATCCTAAAAATTTTGAGTACCATGATTATGCGGTATATCAATTTTTAACATTAAATTATATTGAAGGAATTACTGCAGAAGAGCTAAACAGTGTATTAAAAGGAAAGGGAATACTAGAGGGACAAGGAAAAACATTTTTAGATGCTTGTTTTAAATATGATGTGAACCCGGCATATGCAGTTGCGCATGCTTTCTTAGAAACTGGCAATGGTAGCTCAATACTCGCTAATGGTGTGATGGTAAGTGAAGTTGGTGGACAAGTATTAGAAGAAAGTAAAAGTACATATAATATGTTCGGTATAGGAGCTTTTGATATAGATCCAAATAAACTAGGTTCAGAAAGAGCTTACATAGAGGGATGGTTTACGCCAGAACTTGCTATAGATGGTGGGGTCAAATGGATTGCTACCCAATATATAAAGAATGTTACCTACAATCAGAATACATTATACAAAATGAGATGGAACCCAGCAATTCCAGCAAATACTTATCGTCACCAATATGCAACAGATATAGCTTGGGCATATAAGCAAAGTTATAGAATAAAAGAAATTCTTGATAAATGTACAAATGCAAATTTAAAATTTGAAATACCTCAATATAAATAG
- a CDS encoding N-acetylglucosaminidase, which yields MINKKFLNKLNLCLVIMCALFIFIPNRVTAAINLNVKQMEHRNNVKTDRVWNIKFNQGICEDKLTAGVVVYSPLGEIVGTKISYDPINNIVKIEPPVAGYKAGQTYSLQINDNIKDLYSNSMKAPVIMNFTIEAADTEPVSNSNKEYIANEYDTTLNQIVDMQSKFKPVNVVMNYDLKPSNLDIYEYMNPKNFKNHNYAVYQFLKLDSYTVGITAEALNSYLKGGLGNGVLNNQGETFLKAASENNINVAYLTAHTMLETGHGKSNLSKGIMVSEVDGIQVAPRLTYNMFGIGATDIAPDKNGSEYAYRNGWFTVEDAIMGGAKFISDEYINNVARKQNTLYKMRWDPANLGSVATHQYATDIAWAYKISYTTREIQDKDINANLKFEIPQYK from the coding sequence TTGATAAATAAAAAGTTTTTAAACAAGTTAAATTTATGTCTAGTAATAATGTGTGCGTTATTTATATTTATCCCAAACCGCGTAACAGCAGCTATAAATTTGAATGTGAAGCAAATGGAACATAGGAACAATGTAAAAACTGATAGAGTATGGAATATTAAATTTAATCAGGGGATTTGTGAGGACAAGCTCACTGCGGGGGTTGTAGTCTATAGTCCACTTGGAGAGATAGTAGGCACAAAGATATCTTATGACCCTATAAATAATATCGTGAAAATAGAACCACCGGTGGCAGGATATAAAGCAGGGCAAACTTATTCCCTACAAATTAATGATAATATAAAGGATTTATATAGTAATTCAATGAAGGCACCTGTTATAATGAATTTTACCATAGAAGCAGCAGATACAGAGCCAGTAAGTAATAGCAATAAGGAATATATTGCAAATGAATATGACACGACGCTAAATCAAATTGTAGATATGCAAAGTAAATTTAAACCTGTTAATGTAGTAATGAATTATGATTTAAAGCCTAGTAACTTAGATATTTATGAATATATGAATCCTAAAAATTTTAAAAACCATAATTATGCTGTATATCAATTTTTAAAGCTAGATTCTTATACTGTGGGTATCACTGCAGAAGCTTTAAATAGTTATCTTAAAGGTGGGTTAGGTAATGGTGTATTAAATAACCAAGGAGAAACTTTTTTAAAGGCAGCTAGTGAAAACAATATTAATGTAGCATACCTAACTGCACATACAATGTTAGAAACCGGACATGGAAAATCAAATTTATCTAAAGGTATTATGGTAAGCGAAGTTGATGGCATACAAGTTGCACCTAGATTAACATATAACATGTTTGGTATAGGAGCAACTGATATTGCTCCTGATAAAAATGGTTCTGAGTACGCATATCGTAATGGGTGGTTTACAGTAGAGGATGCAATAATGGGTGGAGCCAAATTTATTTCTGATGAATATATAAATAATGTAGCACGAAAACAAAATACACTATATAAAATGAGATGGGACCCGGCTAACCTAGGGAGTGTAGCAACTCATCAATATGCTACAGACATAGCTTGGGCGTACAAAATCAGTTATACAACTAGAGAAATTCAAGATAAAGATATAAATGCAAATTTAAAATTTGAAATACCACAATATAAGTAG
- a CDS encoding GAF domain-containing sensor histidine kinase, translating into MIEIFSNKGYLFIGIIIIANIIAFNEIIKILMIKKSREFDEKINATTNIFKSTMDIKDILDALIKNLYEILDFDAAISIFKNDNDYELMACHGYGEKTNISSFLQENKCIEIIKKVIELDKPYYIKDLKKIEYTYYNTEFQLLLYHMRSLLIIPIIYKKNIYGLVMILNNKKAAYNVASIAKASSLASQVAVAIENAMLFQKLKDMDKMKTDFLSTVSHELRTPLTSIIGFAEMVKRKFEGSIMEELDLENEKNKRVVGTIKRNINIILSEGERLSCLINDLLDISTMEAGKISLNMREIDIEEIINQVITLTNPIIRDKSVQVILNIRESLPKIMADKDKLVQVIINLISNAIKFTEQGCIVCTARAVEGNIIVSISDTGIGIREEDKKNIFEKFSQVGDTLTKKPRGTGLGLSICKYIIEEHGGEIWVESEIEKGSDFSFSIPISGQK; encoded by the coding sequence ATGATAGAGATATTTTCAAATAAAGGTTATTTATTTATAGGTATCATAATTATAGCAAATATTATAGCTTTTAATGAAATAATTAAAATATTAATGATTAAAAAGTCTAGAGAATTTGATGAAAAAATTAATGCTACTACTAATATATTTAAATCTACAATGGATATCAAAGATATTTTAGATGCATTAATAAAAAATCTATATGAAATTTTAGATTTTGATGCAGCTATAAGTATATTTAAAAATGATAATGATTATGAGCTTATGGCTTGTCATGGATATGGTGAGAAAACAAACATAAGTAGCTTTTTACAAGAGAATAAATGCATCGAAATAATAAAAAAGGTTATAGAGCTTGATAAGCCTTACTATATTAAAGATTTAAAAAAAATAGAATATACATATTATAACACTGAGTTTCAATTGTTATTATATCACATGAGGAGCTTACTTATAATTCCAATAATATATAAAAAAAATATATATGGATTAGTTATGATATTAAATAATAAGAAAGCGGCATACAATGTAGCGTCAATAGCTAAAGCTTCATCCCTAGCTAGCCAAGTGGCTGTAGCTATAGAAAATGCTATGCTTTTTCAAAAACTTAAGGATATGGATAAGATGAAAACAGATTTTTTATCTACTGTTTCTCATGAACTTCGAACGCCATTAACTTCAATTATTGGTTTTGCTGAAATGGTTAAGCGAAAATTCGAAGGGTCTATAATGGAGGAACTAGATCTTGAAAATGAAAAAAATAAAAGAGTAGTTGGTACGATAAAGAGAAATATAAATATAATTTTATCAGAAGGTGAGAGATTATCTTGTCTTATAAATGATTTATTAGATATATCAACAATGGAAGCGGGAAAAATTAGTTTGAATATGAGAGAAATTGACATAGAGGAAATTATAAACCAGGTAATAACCTTAACTAATCCAATTATTAGAGATAAATCGGTTCAAGTTATACTAAACATAAGAGAGTCACTTCCTAAAATTATGGCAGATAAAGATAAATTAGTTCAGGTAATAATTAACCTTATTTCTAATGCCATAAAGTTCACGGAGCAAGGGTGCATAGTATGCACAGCTAGAGCAGTGGAGGGAAATATAATAGTAAGTATTAGTGACACAGGGATTGGTATTAGGGAGGAAGATAAAAAAAATATATTTGAGAAATTCAGCCAAGTTGGCGATACTCTTACAAAGAAACCTAGAGGAACAGGACTTGGACTATCAATATGTAAGTATATTATTGAAGAGCATGGTGGAGAAATATGGGTTGAAAGTGAAATAGAAAAAGGAAGTGATTTTTCATTTAGCATACCTATTTCAGGGCAAAAATAA
- a CDS encoding DUF5050 domain-containing protein: protein MRKGKEVFKVLLLIFLTIILSGDFKYVMAVEQTVKVAFVGVDHSPLIEGDSESFYLTAVGAKKVKYRVFLLDVNMNKKIEITKGYTEALDATKPYIIRPSENFKLGKYKFIVWVKEESSVKNYDSEYIASLNCVNRDDNNRVYSAGDIDISRDVYTVGEKVMINGIKNISGMKGPYTYKLHVYDTETNEWIIDNKGYRNNLEWVPTKAGTYVLVVWDMSYNSTLWKNLMKNPESRLYEGWKLKVITVKDAEKNVQVSFVGVGHSPLVAGEKEKFYLTSKYAEKVQYRAWIYSENTKTWEDITNGYTPLVDADNPYEISPDKKFWVGKYKLWIWVRGEKSLKEFDNYNVSYLNCVGKDDGERVYTINDMNIEKSTFKVGEKVTVAGIKDISGMVGPYTYKLHIFNTTTGKWIIDTKPYRGQAEWTPTAAGTYVLDLWTMSSNSTLWQVMKNDPSQKLYEGWKLKVIKVIPQDDPGTVVEPARPYTAVNSFSELYTAIDNKYDVVINDPKVAAVYDKAKNIVNNITNSNMSELEKELVIHEYVVKNTAYDYDNYIKETVPEDSYTAYGTLIIGKAVCQGYADTMKLLLNLAGIEAQVVEGYAKEPHAWNMVKIEGEYYHLDATWDDPIPDAGDKVTYTYFNLSDDQISNKYHEWNKKNYPVSVSDRFQYLQSMEHAVIDGTWIYFTNPLNDNKLYKMSLDGKIQAKLVDSEAWYEAIDEQWIYYSNYSNGGFLYKIRKDALGNTKLNNEWSVDVQVQGDWILYKNKLENRVYKMKKDGSERQLVN, encoded by the coding sequence TTGAGGAAAGGTAAAGAAGTATTTAAAGTTTTGTTACTTATATTCCTTACTATAATTTTAAGTGGGGATTTTAAATATGTAATGGCAGTAGAACAAACCGTCAAGGTAGCTTTTGTAGGAGTAGACCATTCTCCATTAATTGAAGGGGATAGTGAAAGCTTTTATTTAACCGCTGTGGGAGCTAAAAAAGTCAAATATAGAGTTTTTTTATTGGATGTTAACATGAATAAAAAAATAGAAATTACTAAGGGTTATACAGAAGCTTTAGATGCTACTAAACCTTATATAATTAGGCCCAGTGAGAACTTTAAATTAGGCAAATACAAGTTTATAGTTTGGGTTAAAGAAGAAAGCTCTGTAAAAAATTATGATAGTGAGTATATAGCTAGTTTAAATTGTGTAAATAGAGATGATAATAATAGGGTGTATTCAGCAGGTGATATTGACATTTCCAGAGATGTTTACACAGTAGGCGAAAAGGTAATGATAAATGGAATTAAAAATATTAGCGGCATGAAAGGTCCATATACATATAAACTTCATGTATACGATACTGAAACCAATGAGTGGATAATAGATAATAAGGGGTATAGAAATAATTTAGAATGGGTGCCTACAAAAGCTGGAACTTACGTTTTAGTAGTTTGGGATATGTCTTATAACTCTACACTCTGGAAGAACTTAATGAAAAATCCGGAAAGCAGGTTATATGAAGGCTGGAAACTTAAAGTTATCACAGTAAAAGATGCAGAAAAAAATGTACAAGTATCTTTTGTGGGTGTTGGGCATTCACCACTAGTAGCAGGTGAAAAAGAGAAATTTTATCTTACTTCAAAGTATGCGGAAAAGGTTCAATATAGAGCATGGATATATAGCGAAAACACAAAGACCTGGGAAGATATTACTAATGGTTATACTCCTTTAGTAGATGCAGATAATCCCTACGAAATTTCTCCAGATAAGAAGTTTTGGGTTGGAAAATATAAACTTTGGATATGGGTGAGGGGCGAAAAATCACTGAAAGAATTTGATAATTATAATGTTTCTTATCTGAATTGTGTTGGAAAAGATGATGGCGAGAGAGTTTATACCATAAATGATATGAATATAGAGAAAAGCACATTTAAAGTAGGAGAAAAAGTGACAGTAGCTGGGATTAAAGATATAAGCGGAATGGTTGGGCCATACACGTACAAGCTTCACATTTTTAATACTACAACAGGTAAGTGGATAATAGATACTAAACCATATAGAGGGCAAGCAGAATGGACGCCCACTGCTGCTGGTACATATGTTTTAGATTTATGGACAATGTCTTCTAATTCTACACTATGGCAAGTTATGAAAAATGATCCTAGCCAAAAACTCTATGAAGGCTGGAAATTGAAAGTTATAAAAGTTATTCCTCAAGATGATCCAGGAACTGTAGTGGAACCAGCGAGGCCTTATACTGCAGTTAATAGTTTTTCAGAGTTATATACGGCTATAGATAATAAGTATGATGTAGTAATAAATGATCCTAAGGTAGCTGCAGTATATGACAAGGCGAAAAACATTGTAAATAATATAACTAACAGCAATATGAGTGAATTAGAAAAGGAATTAGTTATTCACGAATATGTTGTGAAAAACACAGCCTATGATTATGATAATTATATAAAGGAAACAGTGCCAGAGGACTCTTATACAGCTTATGGAACATTAATTATTGGAAAGGCTGTTTGCCAAGGATATGCTGATACAATGAAGTTACTATTAAATTTAGCTGGGATAGAGGCCCAAGTTGTAGAAGGTTATGCAAAAGAACCTCATGCTTGGAATATGGTAAAAATTGAGGGAGAATATTATCATCTAGATGCCACCTGGGATGACCCAATTCCAGATGCTGGGGATAAGGTGACATATACTTATTTTAATTTATCTGATGATCAAATCTCTAATAAATACCATGAGTGGAACAAGAAAAATTATCCAGTGAGTGTCAGTGACAGATTTCAATATCTACAATCAATGGAACATGCTGTCATAGATGGGACTTGGATATATTTTACTAATCCACTAAATGACAATAAATTATATAAAATGTCACTAGACGGAAAAATACAAGCGAAACTTGTTGATTCAGAAGCTTGGTATGAAGCAATAGATGAACAGTGGATTTATTACAGTAACTATTCAAATGGGGGATTTTTATACAAGATAAGAAAAGATGCCCTGGGAAATACTAAGTTAAATAATGAATGGTCTGTTGACGTACAGGTTCAGGGTGATTGGATATTATATAAAAACAAGTTGGAAAACAGAGTTTATAAAATGAAAAAAGATGGAAGCGAGCGACAATTAGTAAATTAA
- the cls gene encoding cardiolipin synthase codes for MFTSELLLRFFNLLFFINILFALAVVFIERKNPASTWTWLMVLLFLPSIGFILYLFLGQNLKRKRMFLLKKEEKENLTSIIDKQKDFLNNEVLIKTNPFLSKYSDMMELNLCSDNAFYTNNNQVTIFIDGKSKFDQLKKNLEDAKLYIHMEYYIIQNDNLGNTILDILCRKAKQGVEVKLLYDGMGCLKVSKSFFASLTKAGGKVACFFPPFLPYINLRVNFRNHRKICTIDGKYAFVGGFNIGDEYLGLSKRFGFWRDTHLYIQGDAIDALELHFLMDWRFAANEDSVFDSRYFPHRTHLGKTGLQMVSSGPDSTFTSIKNGYLKMISKAEKNIFIETPYFIPDDSILEALRIASLSGVDVRIIIPSKPDHPFVYWASTSYMGELLESGVKCYTYTKGFLHSKFLSIDGSISSVGTANLDIRSFTLNFEINAFIYDKDITSKLDGFFNDDLKFCDELTLQKYTNRSFIVKFKESVSRLLSPIL; via the coding sequence ATGTTTACTAGTGAATTGCTATTACGTTTTTTCAATTTGTTGTTTTTTATAAATATCCTCTTTGCCTTAGCAGTTGTCTTTATTGAGCGGAAAAACCCCGCAAGCACATGGACTTGGCTTATGGTGTTACTATTTTTACCAAGCATAGGCTTTATATTGTACTTATTTCTTGGTCAAAATTTGAAAAGAAAAAGAATGTTTTTGCTAAAAAAAGAGGAAAAAGAAAATCTTACCTCTATTATAGATAAGCAAAAGGATTTTTTAAATAATGAAGTACTAATTAAAACCAATCCTTTTTTAAGTAAATATTCTGATATGATGGAACTCAATCTTTGCAGCGATAATGCCTTTTACACTAATAATAACCAGGTAACTATATTTATTGATGGTAAATCAAAGTTTGATCAACTTAAAAAAAACCTTGAAGATGCAAAATTATATATTCATATGGAGTATTATATAATTCAAAATGATAATTTAGGAAATACTATTCTTGATATTCTATGTAGAAAAGCTAAACAAGGGGTAGAAGTAAAATTACTCTATGATGGTATGGGATGCCTTAAAGTTTCTAAGTCTTTTTTCGCTTCTTTAACTAAGGCTGGCGGAAAAGTCGCTTGTTTCTTTCCCCCCTTTCTTCCTTATATAAATCTTAGAGTAAACTTTAGAAATCATCGTAAAATTTGCACTATTGATGGGAAGTATGCATTTGTAGGTGGTTTTAATATTGGTGATGAATATTTAGGACTTTCTAAAAGATTTGGATTTTGGAGAGATACCCATTTATACATACAAGGAGATGCAATAGACGCATTGGAACTCCACTTCCTAATGGATTGGAGATTTGCTGCCAATGAAGATTCTGTTTTTGATAGCAGATATTTCCCTCACAGAACCCACCTTGGTAAAACAGGTCTTCAAATGGTTTCAAGCGGCCCTGATTCAACTTTCACTTCTATTAAAAATGGGTATTTGAAAATGATTAGTAAAGCTGAAAAAAATATTTTTATTGAAACTCCTTATTTTATTCCGGACGATAGTATATTAGAGGCTTTAAGAATAGCATCACTGTCTGGAGTGGATGTACGCATTATTATACCTAGTAAACCAGATCATCCCTTTGTTTATTGGGCCTCTACATCATACATGGGAGAACTACTAGAATCTGGTGTCAAATGTTATACCTACACTAAGGGCTTTCTCCATAGTAAATTCCTTTCTATTGATGGTTCTATAAGTTCCGTAGGTACTGCTAATCTTGACATTAGAAGCTTTACTCTGAACTTTGAAATTAATGCTTTTATATATGATAAAGATATAACTTCTAAATTAGATGGCTTTTTTAATGATGATTTAAAGTTTTGTGATGAGTTAACTCTCCAAAAATATACTAATAGAAGTTTTATTGTTAAGTTCAAGGAATCTGTGTCAAGATTACTTTCTCCTATACTATAA
- a CDS encoding YiiX/YebB-like N1pC/P60 family cysteine hydrolase — protein MGGVHRKVNEEISQSLELIKELENVVNEIQKNEALFHSDIQNMSLESKLCILDKWVNYVGCYNGLNEIRKKYKNELILKHTEDSHTKFKNILLIYASTIAIRKNSVLLASIIEKNKYLESMLNESRPEYNINKKQYYHITQEITEISYMISLFRNKHYFDFMVNYYEVSGYVRDEIERELLDYASYNYLNVIKLVRNHRSIVFNNMIDFFGKNVFDFWFPFQKWVAISITGVDYSSRKEKYVSNEDINIIKAELLPGDVLLKRNNYQLTNIGLPGFWTHSAIYIGCLEELDEYFVDIPLDGCCLCVSEYLKVSYPKVYDSLCEINNGQYIIEVIAPGVVINPLDSIAKVDYFSALRPKLSKEDKLKALFVAFEYLGKAYDYNFDIMTDNSLFCSELIYKSYLCSSNKKGLTFILEPKAGRLLLSPNSIIKKFDVEFNSENAEFEFVLFYDGSERERKAISKSAKELSATWKLNKWRIVKRRIILNTQTRYPVVKFHSVLSKLRIILYGMFY, from the coding sequence ATGGGCGGAGTTCATAGAAAAGTTAATGAGGAAATAAGCCAATCCTTAGAACTTATAAAAGAATTAGAGAATGTGGTGAATGAGATTCAGAAAAATGAAGCCCTATTCCATTCTGATATCCAAAATATGTCATTAGAGAGCAAACTGTGTATATTAGATAAATGGGTTAATTACGTAGGATGTTATAATGGACTGAATGAAATTAGGAAAAAATATAAAAATGAACTTATATTAAAACATACTGAAGATTCACACACTAAATTTAAAAATATATTATTAATTTATGCTTCCACCATAGCAATACGTAAAAACTCTGTATTATTGGCAAGCATCATTGAAAAAAACAAGTATCTGGAGTCAATGTTAAATGAAAGTAGGCCTGAATACAATATTAACAAAAAACAATATTATCACATTACACAAGAAATTACAGAAATTTCTTATATGATATCACTGTTTAGAAATAAACACTACTTTGATTTTATGGTAAATTACTATGAGGTTTCTGGTTACGTGCGAGATGAAATTGAAAGAGAATTATTAGATTATGCAAGTTATAATTATTTAAATGTAATAAAACTTGTTAGAAATCATAGGAGTATTGTTTTTAACAATATGATTGATTTTTTTGGGAAAAACGTTTTTGATTTTTGGTTCCCATTTCAAAAATGGGTTGCTATAAGTATTACTGGAGTAGATTACTCTAGTAGAAAAGAAAAGTATGTTAGCAATGAAGACATTAATATTATAAAAGCTGAATTGCTACCAGGTGATGTACTTTTAAAGAGAAATAATTACCAATTAACCAACATAGGATTACCTGGATTTTGGACTCATTCTGCCATTTATATAGGTTGCTTAGAAGAACTAGATGAGTATTTTGTGGACATACCTCTAGATGGTTGTTGTTTGTGTGTGTCAGAGTATTTAAAAGTAAGTTATCCTAAAGTATATGATAGTTTATGTGAAATAAATAATGGACAATATATTATAGAAGTTATTGCTCCCGGTGTGGTAATAAATCCCCTAGACTCTATTGCAAAGGTTGATTATTTTTCGGCCTTACGCCCTAAACTGTCTAAGGAAGATAAATTAAAAGCATTATTTGTAGCTTTTGAATATTTAGGAAAGGCATACGATTATAATTTTGACATTATGACAGATAACTCTTTGTTTTGTAGCGAACTAATTTATAAGTCTTATTTATGTTCAAGCAATAAGAAAGGACTTACATTTATATTAGAGCCAAAAGCAGGGAGATTATTACTTTCACCCAATAGCATTATCAAAAAATTTGATGTAGAATTTAATAGTGAAAATGCAGAATTTGAGTTTGTACTATTTTATGATGGTAGTGAAAGAGAAAGAAAAGCTATAAGCAAAAGTGCAAAAGAATTAAGCGCAACTTGGAAGTTGAATAAGTGGAGAATTGTAAAACGTAGGATTATTTTAAATACACAAACAAGGTATCCTGTAGTAAAGTTTCATTCAGTGTTATCAAAGTTAAGAATTATTTTATATGGTATGTTTTATTAA